The Nitrospirae bacterium YQR-1 genomic interval GAAAATTTGATCGTACTATATCTGCTGCTTTCGTTTCTGTTGGGTTCTATACCATTTGGAGTGGTAATTGCCAAAGCTAAGGGTGTGGATTTAACAAAAGTTGGAAGCCGCAACATTGGCGCCACTAATGTGCTCAGAACGGTTGGAAAAGGGGCAGCCCTCTTTACTCTCCTTGGCGATTTGCTTAAGGGCTCTGCTGCCGTGCTAACCGGACATCTAACCGGACAGAGCGATATTGCAGTTGCCCTTATGGGGCTCTTTGCCGTGTTAGGCCACGATTTTTCTGTTTTTATGAAATTTAAAGGTGGCAAAGGGGTTGCAACAAGCATTGGAACCACTCTTATTTTCATGCCCTATGCCGGTGTGTTTGTTATACTACTGTGGCTTATCACAGTGATAATCACAAGATACTCATCGCTTTCGGCACTTGTGTCATTTGCTCTTTTACCATTTGCCACCGTTTTTATATACGGCTGGACTTTTAGTAAATTCAACTTCAGCCTCATATTGGCACTCCTGATTTTCTATAAACACAGGGAAAACATACGAAACCTTCTCAAAGGTGACGAACACAGGGTCGGTAAAGAAACCGGTGAAAAAAGCGGTAGTTCTTCTTAGCGGCGGTGTGGATTCCTCTACAACCCTTGCCGTTGCAATCTCTGAGGGTTATGACGTCCATGCCCTGTCTTTTGATTACGGCCAAAGGCACCGGATAGAGCTCCTGTTTTCAAAGCGAATTGCCGCCCTGTTTAATGTTAAAAAACACACGGTTTTAAGTTTTGACATGAGAGAAATCGGCGGCTCCGCCCTTACTTCCGATATTGCTGTTCCTAAAGGGACACATACCGGTTCTGAGACCATTCCGGTAACATACGTGCCTGCCAGAAACACAATTTTTCTTTCATTTGCCCTTGCTATGAGTGAAGCCGTCGGAGCCGCAGATATCTTTATCGGCGCCAACTCTGTTGACTACAGCGGCTACCCCGACTGCCGCCCACAGTATCTGAGGGCTTTTGAGGCTATGGCTAATCTGGCAACAAAGGCCGGTGTTGAGCACACCTCTGTTTTTAAAATCCATGCGCCCCTGCTTCACCTAACAAAGTCTGAAATTATTCAACTCGGTGCCTCCCTTGGCGTTGACTTTGCTCTTACCTTAAGCTGCTATGACCCCAGTGCTGAGGGCAGCCCGTGTGGAGATTGCCAAAGCTGCATAATCAGAGCTAAAGGGTTTAAAGAGGCGGCGCTCACTGATCCTCTGCTGCTGTAGAGCATGAACCCTGTCGAATACATTTACTACATGGGATACCGGTTAAGCCGTTGGAACGGATTACGTAAGCAGCGGCGACTTCCCCATAAAACTATAAGCATTGGAAACCTCACCCTTGGCGGTACCGGTAAAACCCCCCTTGTTATCTCTATTGCAGAAAAAGCAAAAAAACTCGGATACTCGCCATGTATATTAACAAGAGGCTACAGAGGGCGGGCTAAGAATCCTGTTTTTGTCTCAAAAGGGGACGGCCCGCTTATTGATTACAGTGACTCCGGTGATGAGCCGTATTTGATGGCGCTGCGCCTCAGAGGGGTTGAAATCATAAAGAGCGCCGACAGGTACGAGGCTGGTGTGATGTCTGAGAAAGCCGACCTGTTTATAATCGATGACGGCTTTCAGCAC includes:
- the plsY gene encoding glycerol-3-phosphate 1-O-acyltransferase PlsY; translation: MIVLYLLLSFLLGSIPFGVVIAKAKGVDLTKVGSRNIGATNVLRTVGKGAALFTLLGDLLKGSAAVLTGHLTGQSDIAVALMGLFAVLGHDFSVFMKFKGGKGVATSIGTTLIFMPYAGVFVILLWLITVIITRYSSLSALVSFALLPFATVFIYGWTFSKFNFSLILALLIFYKHRENIRNLLKGDEHRVGKETGEKSGSSS
- the queC gene encoding 7-cyano-7-deazaguanine synthase QueC, whose amino-acid sequence is MKKAVVLLSGGVDSSTTLAVAISEGYDVHALSFDYGQRHRIELLFSKRIAALFNVKKHTVLSFDMREIGGSALTSDIAVPKGTHTGSETIPVTYVPARNTIFLSFALAMSEAVGAADIFIGANSVDYSGYPDCRPQYLRAFEAMANLATKAGVEHTSVFKIHAPLLHLTKSEIIQLGASLGVDFALTLSCYDPSAEGSPCGDCQSCIIRAKGFKEAALTDPLLL